In a genomic window of Phenylobacterium koreense:
- a CDS encoding glutathione S-transferase family protein codes for MKLYDTPIAPNPRRVRWVMAEKGIDDIEVVALNLIQGEHKQADYLEKAGLPNVPALEMDDGVTITESIAICRYLESIYPEPNLFGGDVHETAVIEMWMRRAEMLVATPFMLAVRHTHPALAALETQNPPVADYNRDMGLRGLRVLDRRLAQSEWLGGERLTIADIVAFIGIDFTRMIKLPMPEEMTHLGRWMQAMRERPAAKAGMS; via the coding sequence ATGAAGCTCTACGATACGCCGATCGCCCCGAACCCGCGCCGGGTGCGCTGGGTGATGGCCGAGAAGGGGATCGACGACATCGAGGTCGTCGCCCTCAACCTGATCCAGGGCGAGCACAAGCAGGCGGATTACCTGGAGAAGGCGGGCCTGCCGAACGTCCCGGCCCTGGAGATGGACGACGGCGTGACCATCACCGAATCCATCGCCATCTGCCGCTATCTGGAGAGCATCTATCCGGAGCCGAACCTGTTCGGCGGCGACGTCCACGAGACGGCGGTGATCGAGATGTGGATGCGCCGGGCCGAGATGCTGGTGGCCACGCCTTTCATGCTGGCGGTGCGTCACACCCATCCGGCCCTGGCGGCCCTGGAGACGCAGAATCCGCCGGTGGCCGATTACAACAGGGATATGGGTCTGCGCGGCCTGAGGGTGCTGGACCGGCGGCTGGCGCAGAGCGAGTGGCTGGGTGGAGAGCGCCTGACCATCGCCGACATCGTCGCCTTCATCGGCATCGACTTCACCCGGATGATCAAGCTGCCGATGCCGGAGGAAATGACCCACCTGGGCCGCTGGATGCAGGCGATGCGGGAGCGGCCCGCGGCGAAGGCGGGGATGAGCTGA
- a CDS encoding PaaI family thioesterase — MDGGEEQEIGGWKHQVVKDGEWAGWVLYGNDPFEDHAGPFYYRMDDDGRPVCAMRAEKHHMNGGGFMHGGAIMTFADYCLFVIARDSLQDSRSVTASFNGDFVGAVPQGSLVECRGEVVKAARSMVFVRGLITTGGEPVMNFSAIIKKTRPRMAA, encoded by the coding sequence ATGGACGGCGGCGAAGAGCAGGAGATCGGCGGCTGGAAGCACCAGGTCGTCAAGGACGGCGAGTGGGCCGGATGGGTGCTTTACGGCAATGATCCGTTCGAGGATCACGCAGGCCCCTTCTACTACCGCATGGACGATGACGGCCGGCCGGTCTGCGCCATGCGCGCCGAAAAGCATCACATGAACGGCGGCGGCTTCATGCATGGCGGCGCCATCATGACCTTCGCCGACTACTGCCTGTTCGTGATCGCCCGAGACTCCCTGCAGGACAGCCGCAGCGTCACCGCGTCGTTCAACGGCGACTTCGTGGGCGCGGTGCCGCAAGGCTCGCTGGTCGAATGCCGCGGCGAGGTGGTGAAGGCCGCCCGCAGCATGGTCTTCGTCCGCGGTCTGATCACCACCGGAGGCGAGCCGGTCATGAACTTCTCGGCGATTATCAAGAAGACTCGCCCGAGGATGGCGGCATGA